In Archaeoglobus profundus DSM 5631, the sequence CATGAAGATAACTTGGCTCGGACATGCGTGCTTTCTGCTTGAAGGAACGAAGAAGATCATAATCGATCCCTTCCTAACGGGAAACCCCACAGCCCCAGTAAAGCCAGAGGAGATTGATGTGGATCTTATACTCGTAACTCACGGACACGGAGATCACTTAGGCGATGCTGAAGCCATTTCTAAGAGATGCAAGGCTCCTATAGTTGCAGTTTACGAGCTTGCGGTTTATCTGGCTAAGAGGGGTTGCGAGACCATAGGGATGAACATCGGTGGGACTCTCGACTACGAAGGCGTTAAGGTGAGCATGGTTAACGCCGTGCATTCAGCTGATATAGTGGGAAATGAAATCGTGAGTGGTGGAAAGGCCGTGGGTTACGTGGTTGAAGATGGTGTTTCAGTTTATCATGCTGGCGATACGGATGTTTTCATGGATATGCAACTGATTGGAGAGATATACAAGCCGAAGGTGGCACTTTTGCCAATAGGTGGATTTTACACCATGTCACCGAAAACCGCTTTGAAAGCCATCGAGTTGCTCAAACCCGAAATAGTTGTTCCCATGCACTACAACACTTTCCCTCCGATAAAGCAGGATCCTGAGGAGTTTAAGAGAGAAGCGGAGAAATTGGGAGTTAAGGTGGTAATTCTCAAGCCGGGAGAAAGTTTTGAAGTTTAATTATTTAACGTTTTCAAGCCTTGCGTGCATCTTCCAAGTGCTGATCCTTGGCTCCTCATACCTCTGATACTCTGCAAGAGCTAAAGCTACGGCTATGTCCTCCTCCTTAATTTCTTCCCTGAAAACCT encodes:
- a CDS encoding metal-dependent hydrolase, with protein sequence MKITWLGHACFLLEGTKKIIIDPFLTGNPTAPVKPEEIDVDLILVTHGHGDHLGDAEAISKRCKAPIVAVYELAVYLAKRGCETIGMNIGGTLDYEGVKVSMVNAVHSADIVGNEIVSGGKAVGYVVEDGVSVYHAGDTDVFMDMQLIGEIYKPKVALLPIGGFYTMSPKTALKAIELLKPEIVVPMHYNTFPPIKQDPEEFKREAEKLGVKVVILKPGESFEV